The Chryseobacterium aureum genome contains a region encoding:
- a CDS encoding T9SS type A sorting domain-containing protein, with translation MKKILFSGLLLSSLNLFSQYGVLDSTFGTGGKVITSINSGSDKAYSVALQADGKILVAGMTINSLTGQDFLCLRYNIDGSLDTTFGTNGIFTNDFQTGSDDAVYSLALQSDGKIVLAGYSDDGNNKNAAILRLTSNGTIDTTFGTAGKVLTDFISGKADEIKVVKLHPLTGAVIVGGTSATSTTQSQAVIARYTSNGALDTTFNTTGVYALPHNTGSGTFYYVIEDLVVKPNGKISAVGWINQQGLQWSANHMAYRLNNNGSLDSSFSSDGVITVNGAFNADDKSFSMILNPDDSFLFSGGGNLTSTKYDYFMGLYNAAGTSAVGKASFDYGTLINDIAYGMGADSTGKIVMAGSSVSSTTSSTFGISRVNADYTVDNTFGTAGKVTTTFGSNTTNEAFDMVIQPDDKIIAVGYSGNDIAIARYTGGVLSTNEANILTSSGKIYPNPVKTIINISPEFTKKDNNFTIYSIDGKLILKGKVQDNSINVESLLKGTYLIIFTDQQPIKFIKA, from the coding sequence ATGAAAAAAATTTTATTCTCAGGATTATTATTAAGTAGCCTCAATTTATTTTCTCAATATGGAGTCCTGGACAGTACCTTTGGAACAGGAGGAAAAGTTATTACTTCAATTAATTCAGGATCCGATAAAGCTTATTCTGTAGCACTACAGGCGGATGGGAAAATATTAGTCGCAGGAATGACTATAAATTCACTAACTGGACAGGATTTTCTTTGTCTAAGATATAATATCGATGGTTCACTGGACACAACATTTGGTACCAATGGTATTTTTACAAATGACTTTCAGACAGGCAGTGATGATGCTGTTTATTCTTTAGCTCTTCAATCTGATGGAAAAATTGTACTGGCTGGATATTCTGATGATGGAAACAATAAAAATGCTGCAATATTAAGACTAACATCTAATGGTACGATTGATACAACCTTCGGAACAGCTGGTAAAGTACTAACAGATTTTATTTCGGGTAAGGCCGATGAAATTAAAGTAGTTAAATTACATCCTTTAACAGGAGCTGTTATTGTAGGGGGTACTTCAGCTACGTCAACAACACAGTCTCAAGCTGTCATTGCAAGATATACGAGTAACGGAGCATTAGATACTACTTTCAATACAACAGGTGTTTATGCATTACCACACAATACAGGATCAGGAACATTCTATTATGTTATTGAAGATTTAGTAGTAAAACCTAATGGTAAGATTTCTGCAGTAGGCTGGATTAACCAACAAGGTTTACAATGGAGTGCCAACCATATGGCATATCGTTTAAACAATAATGGTTCTTTAGACTCATCATTTTCATCAGATGGTGTGATTACTGTGAATGGAGCATTCAATGCAGATGATAAATCATTCTCTATGATTTTAAACCCTGATGATAGTTTCTTATTCAGTGGTGGTGGAAATCTAACATCCACTAAATATGATTATTTCATGGGATTATATAACGCAGCGGGTACTTCGGCAGTGGGCAAAGCATCTTTCGATTATGGAACTCTCATCAATGATATTGCATATGGAATGGGGGCAGACAGTACCGGTAAAATAGTCATGGCAGGATCAAGTGTTTCGTCTACAACCAGTTCAACATTTGGCATTTCAAGAGTAAATGCAGATTATACCGTTGATAATACATTTGGAACAGCTGGTAAAGTAACTACAACATTTGGCTCCAATACCACAAACGAGGCATTTGATATGGTAATTCAACCTGATGATAAAATTATTGCAGTAGGATATAGCGGAAACGATATAGCAATTGCAAGATATACTGGTGGAGTTTTATCAACCAACGAAGCCAATATATTAACAAGTAGTGGTAAGATTTATCCAAATCCTGTTAAAACAATCATCAATATTTCACCAGAATTCACAAAGAAGGATAATAATTTTACCATTTATAGCATTGATGGAAAATTAATATTGAAAGGTAAAGTACAGGATAACAGCATCAATGTTGAATCCCTTTTGAAAGGTACATATCTTATTATATTTACAGATCAACAGCCAATAAAATTTATAAAGGCCTAA
- a CDS encoding endonuclease/exonuclease/phosphatase family protein yields the protein MWIIYLILAILLLVMTILPKIQHSHWIFRVPEFAKIQVTYLILFTFLLGLFTDSTEYLWYSQGLLMAMFVYHSKTLIQYTHFYPVKKHRQRHKSSDKLHFISANVYQFNKEYERFAGLIKKYNPDFFMTMESNGDWEKAMRPLEKEYGYQHKVTLENTYGMHFYSRIEITEAKTHYFVADDIPSIEIHMKTADGFSFVFFGVHPPPPSPTEEETSKERDGDLLSTAKCVKDIKKPVIVVGDFNNVAWSRSSVLFRKTSHLIDPRIGHSFVSTFHAKYRLLRFPIDLMFHSEDIFIKQLKTLENFGSDHLPVYCEFFIDHHNDAQEELIETATSEEKAEAEIMIEEGKKEDGEREAVVTED from the coding sequence ATGTGGATTATTTATCTGATTCTGGCCATTCTCCTTCTGGTCATGACAATACTGCCAAAAATTCAGCATTCTCACTGGATATTCAGAGTGCCTGAATTTGCTAAAATACAGGTTACTTACCTTATACTTTTCACTTTTCTACTGGGACTTTTTACGGATTCTACAGAATATTTATGGTATTCTCAGGGGTTGCTGATGGCTATGTTCGTTTATCACAGCAAAACGCTCATCCAATACACACATTTTTATCCAGTAAAGAAGCACAGGCAGCGACACAAATCTTCTGATAAGCTGCATTTTATTTCAGCTAATGTTTATCAGTTCAATAAAGAATATGAAAGATTCGCTGGTCTTATTAAAAAATATAATCCTGATTTTTTCATGACCATGGAAAGCAATGGTGACTGGGAAAAAGCAATGAGACCCCTGGAAAAAGAGTACGGCTATCAGCATAAGGTAACCCTGGAAAATACGTACGGAATGCATTTTTATTCCCGAATCGAAATCACAGAAGCGAAGACTCATTATTTTGTAGCTGATGATATTCCAAGCATTGAAATCCATATGAAAACAGCGGATGGTTTTTCTTTTGTTTTCTTCGGAGTTCACCCGCCGCCGCCCAGCCCTACCGAAGAAGAAACCTCCAAGGAAAGAGACGGAGATCTTCTGAGCACGGCCAAATGTGTAAAAGACATTAAGAAACCAGTTATTGTAGTGGGAGATTTCAATAATGTTGCATGGTCAAGATCATCTGTACTTTTCAGAAAAACAAGTCATCTGATAGATCCGAGAATCGGGCATTCTTTTGTTTCTACGTTTCATGCAAAATACCGCCTGTTAAGATTCCCTATCGACCTGATGTTTCACAGCGAAGATATTTTTATTAAACAGCTGAAGACCCTGGAAAATTTTGGTTCAGACCACCTTCCTGTATATTGTGAGTTTTTCATAGATCATCATAATGATGCACAGGAAGAACTTATAGAAACGGCTACTTCTGAAGAGAAAGCGGAAGCGGAAATCATGATAGAAGAAGGAAAGAAAGAAGATGGTGAACGGGAAGCTGTTGTTACTGAAGACTAA
- a CDS encoding nuclear transport factor 2 family protein — protein MNKMTLWLMLISISCFSQQNKDIEKPVRNLFLGMKNADAELVKSAFTENAVLQTVSKDGTVKSDSIQDFVSSVSKFAKGELDERIIVEAIHTDGNLASVFTPYSFYLKGKLSHCGANSFQLVKQNNEWKIQYIIDTRRKDNCKEIQ, from the coding sequence ATGAATAAAATGACGTTATGGCTGATGCTGATCAGTATTTCATGTTTCAGCCAGCAAAATAAAGATATTGAAAAACCTGTCCGTAACCTCTTTCTTGGCATGAAAAATGCAGATGCTGAGCTGGTAAAATCTGCCTTTACTGAAAACGCCGTTCTTCAGACAGTCTCTAAAGACGGAACTGTAAAAAGTGACAGTATACAGGATTTTGTGAGTTCGGTTTCAAAATTTGCAAAAGGAGAGCTGGACGAAAGAATTATAGTGGAAGCCATTCATACGGATGGAAACCTGGCGAGTGTGTTTACGCCTTATTCTTTTTATCTGAAAGGAAAATTATCCCATTGCGGTGCGAATAGCTTTCAGCTGGTGAAGCAGAATAATGAATGGAAAATCCAATATATAATTGACACCCGAAGAAAGGATAACTGTAAAGAAATACAGTAA
- the gloA2 gene encoding SMU1112c/YaeR family gloxylase I-like metalloprotein, with translation MKIHHIAIICSDYAVSKKFYTEILDLTIIREVYREERQSYKLDLAIGDHYVIELFSFPDPPKRPSRPEACGLRHLAFSVENVTEKRNELVSKGLICEEIRIDEFTGKEFFFTQDPDQLPLEFYEM, from the coding sequence ATGAAGATTCATCATATTGCAATCATCTGTTCAGATTATGCCGTGTCAAAGAAATTTTATACGGAGATTTTGGACCTTACCATCATCCGCGAGGTATACCGTGAAGAACGACAGTCTTATAAGCTCGATCTTGCAATCGGTGATCATTACGTCATTGAATTATTTTCTTTCCCGGATCCGCCCAAACGTCCGTCACGTCCTGAGGCTTGTGGTTTAAGACACCTTGCCTTCTCGGTAGAAAATGTTACAGAAAAACGGAATGAACTGGTAAGTAAGGGACTTATCTGTGAGGAAATCCGTATAGACGAATTCACGGGAAAAGAATTTTTCTTTACCCAGGATCCCGACCAGCTGCCGTTAGAATTTTATGAAATGTAA
- a CDS encoding DUF1634 domain-containing protein, translating into MKKNFTDVDLNRSVGNLLRLGVILSVATSLIGFIKLFFEGFTMPEKYTSLVVGTSSEKVWGHFWHSLGKGEGTAIIQLGILLLIFTPLMRIVFALIGYLKEKDYVYVVISSIVLAIMAVSFFAGYAH; encoded by the coding sequence ATGAAAAAGAATTTTACAGATGTAGATCTGAACCGTTCCGTAGGAAACCTTCTGAGACTGGGTGTAATTCTTTCCGTGGCAACATCACTCATCGGTTTTATCAAGTTATTTTTTGAAGGTTTTACAATGCCCGAAAAATATACCAGCCTTGTAGTAGGGACTTCTTCTGAAAAGGTTTGGGGACATTTTTGGCATTCTCTGGGCAAAGGAGAAGGTACAGCTATTATTCAGCTGGGTATTCTTTTGCTGATCTTCACGCCTCTGATGAGAATTGTTTTTGCTTTAATAGGCTATTTAAAAGAAAAAGACTACGTATATGTAGTCATTTCTTCTATTGTTTTAGCCATTATGGCGGTGAGTTTCTTTGCGGGCTACGCCCACTAA
- a CDS encoding sulfite exporter TauE/SafE family protein — protein MSEIIILFLGAISAGLLGSLTGLGGGVIIIPLLTLGFGVPMHYAIGASLISVIGTSSGAAVAFVKEGFTNMRIGMFLEIATTAGAIVGALVSGMLNPNTIGIIFASILLLTVILNLKGKPDHQEPLVKGSLEEKLKLYGTFPDKGVLKSYSARNTVPGFLMMMFAGAMSGLLGIGSGALKVLAMDNMMKLPFKVSTTTSNFMIGVTAVASALIYFQRGEIIPVIVAPVLIGVVIGSFIGSKTLMVSKTKKLKVFFAIVITILSIYMMYNGINKSFR, from the coding sequence ATGTCAGAAATCATCATACTCTTCCTTGGTGCAATCTCCGCTGGTCTTTTGGGTTCACTTACGGGTTTAGGAGGGGGAGTTATCATTATTCCTTTATTAACGCTGGGTTTTGGCGTTCCAATGCATTATGCTATCGGTGCTTCGCTCATTTCTGTGATCGGAACTTCTTCCGGCGCGGCTGTAGCTTTCGTAAAAGAAGGCTTTACGAATATGAGAATCGGGATGTTTCTCGAGATAGCGACCACAGCAGGAGCTATTGTGGGAGCCTTGGTTTCAGGAATGCTTAACCCGAACACAATTGGAATAATTTTCGCCAGTATTCTTCTTTTAACGGTTATTTTAAATCTTAAGGGAAAACCGGATCACCAGGAACCTTTGGTGAAAGGAAGTCTGGAAGAGAAGCTGAAATTGTACGGAACATTTCCTGATAAGGGAGTTTTGAAAAGCTATTCGGCAAGAAATACCGTTCCAGGATTTTTAATGATGATGTTTGCCGGTGCTATGTCTGGTCTTTTAGGGATTGGTTCTGGAGCATTAAAGGTATTGGCGATGGACAATATGATGAAACTGCCTTTCAAAGTATCTACCACCACCAGTAATTTTATGATTGGGGTAACGGCAGTGGCCAGCGCACTGATCTATTTCCAGAGAGGAGAAATTATTCCGGTCATTGTAGCTCCGGTATTGATAGGTGTAGTAATCGGAAGTTTTATCGGTTCAAAAACACTGATGGTATCAAAGACCAAAAAATTAAAAGTATTTTTTGCCATTGTAATTACCATTCTTTCAATTTATATGATGTATAACGGTATCAACAAAAGCTTCAGGTAA
- a CDS encoding DUF1543 domain-containing protein produces MKNQLKLFYVILGATPKGRNIEQHDVFFGIAEHLKDLIPDMKEFWKEAEGKIHLDCYQEVRFADGYKVEIVEKGEKASENQLFFLNLGGYKPDFFEEFHEQHLMVGQSMGEIVKRAKATEFYQTMGFEGAVSHIDDKHGVDIDDIFNVSDILPSYMKEKYSIILQKSDEENQENPMGLGYLKIDKIQ; encoded by the coding sequence ATGAAAAATCAATTGAAATTATTTTATGTCATCCTCGGGGCTACCCCTAAAGGCAGAAATATTGAACAGCACGATGTTTTCTTCGGCATTGCGGAGCATCTGAAAGACCTGATTCCTGATATGAAAGAATTTTGGAAGGAAGCAGAAGGAAAAATTCACCTGGACTGCTACCAGGAAGTAAGATTTGCAGACGGGTATAAGGTGGAGATTGTAGAAAAAGGCGAAAAAGCATCAGAAAATCAGTTGTTTTTCCTCAATTTAGGAGGATATAAGCCTGATTTCTTTGAAGAATTTCATGAGCAGCACCTGATGGTAGGACAGTCAATGGGTGAGATCGTAAAAAGAGCAAAAGCTACTGAATTTTACCAGACTATGGGATTTGAAGGTGCGGTAAGCCATATTGATGATAAGCATGGAGTGGATATTGATGATATCTTCAATGTAAGTGATATTCTTCCTTCTTATATGAAAGAAAAATATTCCATCATTCTTCAGAAATCTGATGAAGAAAATCAGGAAAATCCAATGGGACTCGGCTATCTGAAAATTGATAAAATTCAATAA
- a CDS encoding 5-(carboxyamino)imidazole ribonucleotide synthase yields the protein MKIGILGGGQLGRMLIQSALKYDDQFYTLDPASDAPCHNISYFTQGNFNDYETVLNFGKDKDVVTIEIEHVNADALAELEKQGIKVVPNAGIIKTIQQKILQKEFYKAHDIPSPEFQVVWNRDEKIIMPLPFVQKMNTGGYDGKGVQVIKTEEDYQHLWTEASVIESLVDIDKELSVIVARNEKGETNIFPVTEMVADPKLNLLDFNVCPVLLTEDVQNQIDSITEKFLNAVNSPGLFAIELFLDKEGKVWVNETAPRLHNSGHQSQEGNTNSQFEQMYRVVKNLPLADTDAITYSGMLNLVGAEGYAGKVIYEGMEEVLKLPETYIHLYGKTETKPGRKMGHINVLADSREELMEKLVQVKGMVRVIAE from the coding sequence ATGAAAATAGGAATTCTGGGAGGCGGACAGCTGGGAAGAATGCTGATACAAAGTGCCTTGAAGTATGATGACCAGTTTTATACACTGGATCCGGCTTCTGATGCACCATGTCACAATATCTCGTATTTTACACAGGGCAATTTTAATGATTATGAAACGGTCTTAAACTTCGGAAAAGATAAAGACGTTGTAACCATTGAAATAGAACACGTAAATGCTGATGCATTGGCAGAACTTGAAAAGCAGGGAATAAAAGTGGTTCCTAATGCCGGCATCATCAAAACAATACAGCAAAAAATCCTTCAGAAAGAATTTTATAAAGCTCATGATATTCCAAGTCCGGAATTCCAGGTGGTATGGAACCGTGATGAGAAGATCATCATGCCGTTACCATTTGTTCAGAAAATGAATACGGGAGGATACGACGGCAAAGGAGTACAGGTGATCAAAACGGAGGAAGATTATCAGCACTTATGGACTGAAGCCTCTGTAATTGAAAGTCTGGTAGATATTGATAAAGAACTTTCTGTGATTGTAGCCAGAAATGAGAAGGGAGAAACCAATATTTTCCCGGTAACAGAAATGGTCGCGGATCCGAAGCTGAATCTTTTAGACTTCAATGTATGTCCGGTTCTTCTGACGGAAGATGTTCAGAACCAGATTGATTCTATTACGGAAAAATTCTTGAATGCGGTAAATTCTCCGGGATTATTCGCCATCGAATTATTCCTTGACAAAGAAGGAAAAGTTTGGGTAAACGAAACCGCTCCCAGACTGCACAATTCTGGCCACCAGAGCCAGGAAGGAAATACCAACTCACAGTTTGAGCAGATGTACCGTGTAGTAAAAAACTTACCTTTAGCAGATACTGATGCTATCACTTACAGCGGAATGCTGAATCTGGTAGGGGCAGAAGGGTATGCCGGAAAAGTAATCTATGAAGGCATGGAAGAAGTCCTGAAGCTGCCTGAAACCTACATCCATCTATACGGAAAAACAGAAACCAAACCTGGAAGAAAAATGGGACACATCAACGTTCTTGCAGATTCCAGAGAAGAACTTATGGAAAAGCTTGTACAGGTGAAAGGAATGGTAAGAGTGATTGCTGAGTAA
- a CDS encoding cation:proton antiporter codes for MILLSIHNLSLPIEDPVLKFLLVLVIILAAPLLLNKIKVPHLLGLIIAGAIIGPNGFNVLSRDSSIVVTGTTGLLYIMFLAGLEIDMGDFKKNKWKSLTFGIYTFTVPFVLGYLGGYYILHFSMLTSILFASLFSSHTLIAYPLVSKLGIAKNKAVNITVGGTMITDILALLVLAVIVGMSQGDVGTEFWVKLSVSFVVFALIVLIVFPIIGRWFFKRVDDKISQYIFVLVMIYLAAMLAELAGVEAIIGAFFAGLALNRLIPHTSSLMNRVEFVGNAIFIPFFLISVGMLIDFKVFFKSWETLEVAGIMLVASIGGKYLSAVATQKTFRLTKEEGKLIFGLSSASAAATLASVMVGYNIILSETETGEPVRLLNEHVLNGSILLILISCTISSFISMASAQKIAESDNEDTVSGNTHEEENILLAINHEATVERMVNLGILIKAHSNTEDLFALNVINEDKNESSVKNAEKLLHQAADTAAAADVKLQALKRYDNDVINGVNNVIKEQKITDLIIGLEDEKGFSPSFVYNLYNGYLQNDDVNVLVYHAAQPLSTIKKYAVMIPENAHKEAGFFHALLRVWNIARNSGATVIFYAPENILDILQKIIKKANIEAEFIIMNTWQDGERTAAQLKDDEALIILMAKRGMKSYIPRMRLIPELLNRNLKDNNYLLIFPFSEYDKNSPEIRSVGNHGDFVEIGNVIQKIFK; via the coding sequence ATGATTTTACTGAGTATACACAACCTGAGTCTTCCTATAGAAGATCCGGTACTGAAGTTCCTGTTGGTACTGGTCATTATCCTTGCAGCACCATTGCTGCTTAATAAAATAAAAGTTCCACATCTTTTGGGGCTCATCATTGCCGGAGCTATTATTGGCCCGAACGGATTCAATGTATTGTCCAGAGACAGTAGTATTGTGGTAACGGGAACTACCGGACTGCTTTACATCATGTTCCTGGCCGGCCTGGAGATTGATATGGGAGATTTTAAGAAAAATAAATGGAAAAGCCTCACCTTTGGTATTTACACCTTTACGGTTCCTTTTGTTCTGGGATATCTGGGAGGATATTACATCTTACATTTCTCCATGCTGACCTCCATCCTGTTTGCCAGTCTTTTTTCGTCTCATACCCTGATTGCTTATCCGTTGGTGAGCAAGCTTGGAATAGCTAAAAACAAAGCCGTTAATATCACTGTTGGAGGGACCATGATCACAGATATTCTTGCCTTATTGGTACTTGCTGTGATTGTGGGAATGTCTCAGGGTGATGTAGGAACCGAATTTTGGGTTAAATTATCCGTCTCTTTTGTTGTTTTTGCCCTGATTGTACTTATTGTATTTCCTATCATTGGCCGTTGGTTTTTCAAAAGAGTGGATGATAAAATCTCACAGTATATTTTTGTACTGGTGATGATTTATCTGGCTGCGATGCTGGCTGAACTGGCAGGGGTAGAAGCAATTATCGGAGCATTCTTTGCCGGCTTGGCTTTAAACCGGCTTATTCCTCACACCTCCTCCTTGATGAACAGAGTAGAATTTGTGGGAAATGCCATCTTTATTCCTTTCTTCCTGATCAGTGTAGGAATGCTGATTGATTTCAAGGTCTTTTTTAAAAGCTGGGAGACCCTGGAGGTGGCCGGAATTATGCTGGTAGCATCTATCGGGGGGAAATATCTTTCTGCGGTAGCCACTCAAAAAACATTCCGACTCACCAAAGAAGAAGGAAAACTGATTTTCGGATTAAGTTCTGCTTCAGCAGCAGCAACACTGGCTTCTGTGATGGTAGGATACAACATCATTCTTTCCGAAACGGAAACCGGAGAGCCTGTAAGATTATTGAACGAACATGTGCTGAACGGAAGTATTTTACTGATCCTGATTTCATGTACCATTTCCTCTTTCATTTCAATGGCGAGCGCCCAAAAAATTGCGGAAAGTGATAATGAAGATACCGTTTCCGGAAATACGCATGAAGAAGAAAATATACTACTGGCAATCAACCATGAGGCAACTGTAGAAAGAATGGTGAACCTGGGAATTTTAATCAAAGCCCATTCCAATACGGAAGATCTTTTTGCTTTGAATGTCATCAATGAAGATAAAAATGAATCTTCCGTAAAGAATGCAGAGAAACTTCTTCATCAGGCGGCAGATACGGCGGCCGCCGCAGATGTTAAGTTACAGGCTTTAAAAAGATATGACAATGATGTGATCAACGGGGTCAATAATGTAATCAAAGAACAGAAAATCACAGACCTTATTATTGGGCTGGAGGATGAAAAAGGGTTTTCTCCTTCTTTTGTATACAATCTTTATAACGGTTATCTGCAGAATGATGATGTGAATGTTCTGGTTTATCATGCGGCACAACCACTTTCTACGATCAAGAAGTATGCGGTGATGATTCCTGAAAATGCCCACAAGGAAGCCGGATTCTTCCATGCCTTGCTGAGAGTCTGGAATATTGCCAGAAATTCAGGAGCAACAGTAATTTTTTATGCGCCGGAAAACATTCTTGATATTCTTCAGAAGATCATTAAAAAAGCCAATATAGAAGCAGAATTCATCATCATGAACACCTGGCAGGATGGCGAAAGAACCGCTGCACAGTTGAAAGATGATGAAGCTCTTATTATTCTGATGGCCAAACGCGGTATGAAATCATATATTCCAAGAATGAGACTGATCCCGGAACTTCTGAACAGAAATCTGAAGGATAACAATTACCTTCTTATTTTCCCTTTCTCAGAATATGATAAAAACAGTCCGGAAATACGTTCTGTAGGAAATCATGGAGATTTTGTGGAGATTGGAAATGTGATTCAGAAGATTTTTAAATAA
- a CDS encoding alpha/beta hydrolase, which produces MKTIFFSLLFFSMLFSAQNKLPAQDQLLSVNLWKTIPDGPGPGGEMMISPKGSLTNIKIPKLIVHQPENPNGVAIVVISGGGYAHIESGSEGHPASEWLKSLGITAFELQYRLPGEGWANRSVPFQDVQRALRIIRKNAVEYKIDPGKIGVLGFSAGGHLAGYISSTSDISYYPPQDDIDLISAQPNFTAMIYPVVSMLPPNNTTHSFTSLLGKNSHTQDQIRLSVEKQVNAHTPITFLAQSEDDRIYPVENSILMYQALKDHAIPAELHLFQSGGHGWGLGKKGTSTGEWTELFLKWLKVNGIYKSNQ; this is translated from the coding sequence ATGAAAACTATTTTTTTCTCTCTTTTGTTTTTCTCTATGCTGTTTTCAGCACAAAACAAACTTCCCGCTCAGGATCAGCTATTGTCTGTTAACCTCTGGAAAACCATTCCTGATGGGCCCGGACCTGGCGGTGAAATGATGATTTCTCCCAAAGGTTCTCTTACGAATATCAAGATCCCGAAACTGATCGTTCATCAACCGGAAAATCCCAATGGAGTAGCCATTGTAGTGATCAGTGGAGGTGGATATGCCCATATCGAATCCGGATCAGAGGGACATCCTGCCAGTGAGTGGCTGAAATCTCTGGGAATTACAGCTTTTGAGCTTCAGTACAGACTCCCGGGAGAAGGCTGGGCAAACAGATCCGTTCCATTTCAGGATGTACAGCGTGCCTTGCGAATCATCAGAAAAAACGCTGTAGAATATAAAATAGACCCTGGTAAAATAGGAGTACTGGGGTTTTCTGCCGGCGGACATCTTGCAGGATACATTTCTTCTACATCTGATATCTCCTACTATCCTCCTCAGGATGATATTGACTTAATTTCTGCCCAACCCAATTTTACCGCAATGATTTATCCGGTAGTCTCTATGCTGCCACCGAATAATACAACTCATTCCTTTACATCTTTATTAGGAAAGAATTCTCATACTCAGGATCAGATCAGGCTTTCTGTTGAAAAACAGGTGAATGCACACACTCCCATTACTTTTCTGGCTCAGTCAGAAGATGACCGTATTTATCCAGTAGAAAACAGTATTCTGATGTATCAGGCGTTGAAAGACCATGCCATTCCGGCAGAATTGCACTTGTTTCAGTCAGGGGGACATGGCTGGGGGCTGGGTAAAAAAGGAACCAGTACCGGAGAATGGACGGAACTTTTTTTAAAATGGTTAAAAGTGAATGGGATTTATAAGAGTAATCAGTGA
- a CDS encoding DMT family transporter: MKDYKLIFAVLTVAMVWGTTFLAIRVAVETIPAWFVAGIRQFLASMIMLAVLLLRKEFQWIGWKNLGYQIIFSSLMLVVANGMTTVAEETVSSSLASLISACSPILVFLGSVAIGLQKFSFRALSGVLLCFSGILFIFWDGIKDLANPDYRMGMIFLFCAIAGWASGTIFTKKLNIQSGNITLNLFYQFLFAGGVQILLAFLFSPNYHFGSWSVKSISAMIYLAVFGSVAAFFAFHYALTKISPVQVSILAYINTIIAIFLGWLIMDEQVTFKFIIAAVLIICGVFIINYKPEMFKRQRVE; encoded by the coding sequence TTGAAAGATTATAAACTCATTTTTGCTGTTCTTACCGTTGCCATGGTCTGGGGAACGACCTTTCTGGCCATTCGTGTCGCTGTGGAAACCATTCCCGCATGGTTTGTAGCCGGAATCCGACAGTTTCTGGCCTCTATGATTATGCTTGCCGTTCTTCTTTTGAGAAAGGAATTCCAATGGATCGGCTGGAAGAATTTGGGCTACCAGATTATTTTTTCTTCCCTGATGCTGGTAGTGGCCAACGGAATGACGACTGTAGCTGAAGAAACAGTTTCCAGCAGTCTCGCCTCACTCATCAGTGCCTGCTCTCCTATTCTTGTATTTCTGGGAAGTGTGGCTATAGGGTTACAAAAATTCAGTTTCCGGGCGCTCAGTGGTGTTTTGCTTTGCTTCAGCGGAATTCTTTTTATTTTCTGGGATGGTATTAAAGATCTTGCCAACCCCGATTACAGAATGGGTATGATCTTCCTGTTCTGCGCTATCGCAGGCTGGGCTTCAGGAACTATCTTCACCAAAAAATTAAATATCCAAAGCGGAAATATAACGCTGAATCTGTTCTATCAGTTTCTGTTTGCAGGCGGTGTTCAGATTCTCCTTGCATTTTTATTTTCCCCCAATTACCACTTCGGCAGCTGGAGTGTCAAAAGTATTTCAGCCATGATATACCTCGCGGTATTTGGTTCTGTAGCTGCTTTTTTCGCATTCCACTATGCATTGACTAAAATTTCTCCGGTTCAGGTTTCTATTCTGGCCTATATCAATACCATTATTGCCATATTTCTAGGCTGGCTGATTATGGATGAACAGGTCACTTTTAAATTCATTATTGCAGCAGTACTCATCATCTGTGGTGTGTTTATTATCAATTACAAACCGGAAATGTTTAAAAGACAAAGGGTGGAATAA